One window from the genome of Carassius carassius chromosome 15, fCarCar2.1, whole genome shotgun sequence encodes:
- the LOC132157862 gene encoding cysteine-rich venom protein ENH1 has protein sequence MFAVTICILGLLHMSAACSLVSICTDLPSVQQEIVDVHNAFRRAVVPTASNMLKMSWSDAVAQSAQSWIDQCNITHGPPSSRMIDGYETGENLFKASEDYSWTKVINAWHSEVNNYEYPTGSTNGLAIGHYTQVVWYSSYEVGCAVAQCGNSYFYGCHYYRAGNFRGVPPYSLGEPCASCPGNCEDGLCTNPCPYINTFSNCNELKEIATCDHSFVSQYCPASCLCEDKIHPIARK, from the exons ATGTTTGCAGTGACAATTTGTATCCTGGGGTTGCTCCATATGAGCGCTGCCTGCAGCTTGGTGA GCATCTGTACAGACCTGCCTTCTGTCCAGCAGGAGATCGTGGATGTACACAATGCCTTCCGAAGGGCTGTGGTGCCGACTGCCAGCAACATGCTCAAAATG AGTTGGAGCGATGCTGTGGCACAGTCAGCTCAGAGCTGGATTGATCAGTGTAACATTACACATGGACCACCAAGCAGCCGCATGATTGACG GATATGAAACGGGTGAAAATCTCTTCAAGGCCTCTGAGGATTATTCATGGACCAAAGTGATAAATGCCTGGCACAGCGAAGTCAACAATTATGAATATCCCACCGGATCCACCAACGGTCTGGCGATTGGACATTACACACAG GTGGTGTGGTACAGCTCGTACGAGGTCGGCTGTGCCGTGGCTCAGTGTGGAAACTCCTACTTCTACGGATGCCATTACTACCGCGC AGGGAATTTCAGAGGAGTCCCGCCGTACTCGCTGGGTGAACCGTGTGCCTCTTGTCCGGGCAACTGTGAAGACGGTCTGTgca CTAATCCATGTCCGTACATAAACACGTTCAGCAACTGCAATGAACTGAAAGAAATAGCCACTTGTGACCACTCCTTCGTGAGCCAGTATTGTCCAGCCAGTTGTCTCTGTGAAGACAAAATCCACCCTATTGCAAGGAAATGA